The following proteins are encoded in a genomic region of Arachis ipaensis cultivar K30076 chromosome B02, Araip1.1, whole genome shotgun sequence:
- the LOC107626816 gene encoding protein FAR1-RELATED SEQUENCE 5-like, whose protein sequence is MHNEVRRQRALQNGDVNAALRFFEHDARNDEKLFLRYEVAAGSRMCDIIWSDGRSQKDYKAFDDVLVFDATYGRNKYNLLVIFLSGVNHHSQTCVLAAAMVSCESQDSYKWVLRRFMECLRGKAPKAVITDGDPSMRLAIMHVFPNAHHRLCAWHLLWNATTHVSQPRFTQLFKQYMLADIEVGEFKMQWEAMVDECGVREVEWVMDLYRKLSWATAYIQDRFFAGLRTTSQCESLHAKLGGFVESRYGILYFVTNFQRCVNFLRDKEEELDFRSFYGTPVLQTQFPEIERSAAILYTRELFYRFRESLKRAVRFYIVNRQDCENGCCYVIQKYRRPESTWIESYGIPCVHIIVVLVGIDIGSLPETLVLKRWCKNAKNNVTSVRHVTETGDVVSQYRSRLGAFVGQCKRFAKFAFLRDEDYKVTKGPKKRKGSACRKLGHRRTRCPSVPALRQGCRGSLPVPEGCQAQLQATPSQTTRQEHSTFFASKLATGYVSANIVLAARNQERNDGVVAIYLDQYIEYQYILGSAQSLWDKT, encoded by the exons ATGCACAACGAGGTTCGAAGGCAACGTGCATTGCAGAACGGAGATGTAAACGCTGCACTGCGTTTTTTCGAACATGATGCCAGAAACGATGAGAAACTATTTTTGAGGTATGAGGTAGCAGCTGGTTCTCGTATGTGTGACATTATATGGAGTGATGGTCGAAGCCAGAAAGATTATAAGGCGTTCGATGACGTCCTCGTCTTTGATGCGACGTATGGGAGGAACAAGTATAACCTTCTTGTCATTTTTTTGTCCGGGGTTAATCACCATAGTCAGACATGCGTGCTTGCAGCAGCAATGGTTTCATGTGAGTCACAGGATTCGTACAAATGGGTGCTGAGACGGTTTATGGAATGCTTGCGGGGAAAGGCCCCGAAGGCAGTTATAACTGATGGGGATCCTTCTATGAGGCTAGCTATTATGCATGTTTTTCCAAATGCTCATCACAGACTTTGCGCGTGGCACCTACTATGGAATGCCACTACTCATGTCTCACAACCACGTTTCACCCAATTATTCAAACAGTACATGCTCGCTGACATAGAGGTTGGTGAATTTAAAATGCAATGGGAGGCGATGGTTGACGAGTGTGGTGTTCGAGAGGTTGAATGGGTGATGGACCTCTATAGAAAGTTGTCATGGGCCACCGCATACATACAGGACAGATTCTTTGCAGGTTTAAGGACAACCTCTCAGTGCGAGTCGTTGCATGCTAAGTTGGGTGGGTTTGTGGAGAGTAGATATGGGATATTGTACTTTGTTACAAATTTTCAAAGGTGTGTTAATTTCCTTAGAGACAAGGAGGAGGAGCTTGACTTTCGTTCCTTTTATGGTACCCCGGTGCTTCAAACACAGTTCCCAGAGATTGAGAGGTCAGCGGCAATCCTGTATACTCGTGAACTTTTTTATAGATTTCGAGAGTCCCTAAAGCGTGCCGTTAGATTTTACATTGTCAACCGCCAGGATTGTGAAAATGGATGTTGCTATGTAATACAGAAGTATCGCCGACCGGAGTCAACCTG GATAGAGTCATATGGGATCCCTTGTGTTCACATAATTGTAGTTCTGGTTGGTATTGATATCGGTTCTTTGCCAGAGACTCTGGTCCTCAAAAGGTGGTGCAAAAATGCCAAGAACAATGTGACTTCCGTTAGACATGTTACTGAAACGGGTGATGTTGTATCCCAGTACCGTAGCAGACTTGGTGCATTTGTAGGCCAATGTAAGCGTTTTGCCAAGTTCGCTTTTCTAAGGGACGAGGACTACAAG GTAACAAAGGGACCAAAGAAGAGAAAAGGCAGTGCCTGCAGGAAACTGGGTCATCGCCGAACTCGCTGCCCCAGTGTGCCTGCCCTGCGACAGGGATGTCGTGGATCGCTACCGGTTCCTGAGGGTTGCCAGGCTCAACTTCAG GCGACACCGTCACAGACAACTCGACAAGAGCACTCGACTTTTTTTGCCTCTAAACTTG
- the LOC107626815 gene encoding putative protein FAR1-RELATED SEQUENCE 10, with protein sequence MNNINHEPISTSTNRESAMPDPEDGLLNEETLFDMSMLGNEAGFPNMMQTDIKLQSAQVPSHVSVEDMLKMEFCTVGEARELYTSYSKLKGFAIRKSKRVKNAKGEIVRYTFVCNRQGFRHKKWLDKLDRKKEHKPITRCRCVAEMRIKKNHTNRKWFVSQFGDDHNHTLLSERFIRYLPSHKNMSDVEIAQMNSMRQVRISVRPG encoded by the exons ATGAACAACATAAATCATGAGCCGATATCGACATCAACCAATCGTGAATCGGCGATGCCAGACCCGGAGGACGGGCTTTTAAATGAG GAGACACTTTTTGACATGAGCATGTTAGGGAATGAAGCAGGGTTTCCGAATATGATGCAGACAGACATAAAGCTTCAATCTGCTCAGGTACCAAGTCATGTCAGTGTTGAAGATATGCTGAAGATGGAGTTCTGTACCGTTGGGGAAGCAAGAGAATTATACACGAGTTATAGTAAGCTAAAAGGTTTTGCAATAAGAAAGAGTAAGAGGGTAAAAAATGCCAAAGGAGAGATCGTTAGATACACTTTTGTTTGCAACAGACAAGGGTTTAGGCACAAGAAGTGGTTAGATAAGCTGGATAGGAAAAAAGAGCACAAGCCTATAACGCGATGCAGGTGTGTAGCAGAGATGAGGATAAAGAAGAATCATACTAATAGAAAATGGTTTGTTTCACAGTTTGGGGATGATCATAACCACACCCTACTCTCTGAAAGGTTTATTAGATATCTGCCTTCACACAAGAATATGTCTGATGTAGAAATTGCTCAAATGAATAGCATGAGGCAAGTTAGGATaagtgtaagacccggttaa